The region TGCTCGACCAACTGTGCAGTGGCGGTTACGTGTGCCGTACCGAAGACGTGCACGACCGCCGCGCCAAGGCCTTGAGCCTTACCGAGCGTGGCCGTGAGCTGGTGCAGGCGGTGGAAGTGCAACTGGTTCGGTTGCGTAAGGACGTGTTGGCAGATATCGCCCACGGCGATCTTGAGGCCGCGCTGCGCGTACTGCGCGCGTTTGAAGCGGCTGAGGTTGCAACGCCTTGAACGGATTTTTTGCCGGTTTCCCGCCGGCCCGCGACTGGTTCTATGGTGTGCGTACGTTTGCGGCGTCGATGATCGCCCTGTACATCGCCATGCTCATGCAAATGCCGCGTCCGTATTGGGCGATGGCCACCGTGTATATCGTCTCCAGCCCGTTTGTCGGCCCTACCAGCTCCAAGGCGTTGTATCGCGCTATCGGCACCTTTATGGGCGCCGCAGCGGCGGTGATTTTTGTGCCGATGTTTGTGCAGTCGCCGTATGTGCTGGTGGTGGTGATTGCGTTGTGGACGGGCATTTTGCTGTTCCTGTCCATGCACCTGCGTACCGCGAACAACTACGCGTTGATGTTGGCCGGCTACACCTTGCCGCTGATTGCCTTGCCGGTGGTGGATAACCCGCTGGCGGTGTGGGATGTGGCCGAGGCGCGTACCGAAGAGATTTTCCTCGGCATCGCTGTAGCCGCCGTAGTCGGCGCAATGTTCTGGCCGCGGCGCCTGATGCCGGTGTTTGATGGCTCGGTGGCCAAGTGGTTTGCCGATGCTCAGGTCTATAGCCAGCGCTTTCTGACGCGCAACGTGGCGCCTGAAGAAATCAGCACCTTGCGCGGCGGCATGGTCGCCACCTTCAACACCCTGGAATTGATGATCGGCCAGTTGCCCCACGAGGGCGCGCGGCCGCAGACGGTGCGTAATACCAAGGAACTGCGCGGGCGCATGATTCACCTGCTGCCGGTGATCGATGCCCTGGACGATGCGATCTACGCCATCGAACACCGCGCCCCGGAGTTTCTTGATCAGTTCACACCCTTGCTGCAAGCGGCCAGCGCCTGGCTGGACAGCACCACCGACGAGGCGCCCCTGGAGCGTTGGCGCGTACTGCGTGACAAGATCGACGCCGCCCAACCCCAGGGCGAAGCACTGGACGACCGCCACACGCTGCTGTTTTCCAACGCGCTGTATCGCCTCGGCGAATGGGTCGATCTGTGGCAAGACTGCCGCAGCCTGCAAGCCGCCATCCAGTGCGAAAGCCAGGACACCTGGCGCGCCGTCTACCGCCATTGGCGCCTGGGTCGGCTCAAGCCATTTCTCGATCATGGCCTGATGTTCTATTCAGCGTTTTCCACCGTCACTGCGATCATCGTCGCCTCGGTGCTGTGGATTCTGCTGGGCTGGACCGACGGCGGCAGCGCAGTGATTCTGGCCGCCGTGGCGTGCAGCTTTTTCGCCTCAATGGACGACCCGGCGCCGCAGATCTATCGGTTCTTTTTCTGGACCGCGATGTCGGTGCTGTTCGCCAGCCTGTATCTGTTTCTGGTGCTGCCCAACCTGCACGATTTCCCGATGCTGGTGCTGGCGTTTGCGGTGCCGTTTATCTGCATCGGCACGCTCACGGTGCAGCCGCGGTTTTACTTGGGCATGCTGCTGACGTTGGTCAACACCTCATCGTTCATCAGCATTCAGGGCGCCTACGACGCGGACTTCCTGAACTTCGCCAACGTCAACCTGGCGGGGCCGGTGGGCCTGTTGTTTGCCTTTGTGTGGACGCTGATCGCACGGCCGTTCGGCGCCGAACTGGCGGCCAAGCGCCTGACCCGTTTCAGCTGGCGCGACATTGTCAGCCTGACCGAGCCCGCAACCCTGGCCGAGCACCGGCACATGGCCGTGCAAATGCTTGACCGCCTGATGCAGCACCTGCCGCGCCTGGCCCTCATCGGCCAGGACACCGGCAGTGCCCTGCGCGATTTGCGTGTGGCGCTGAACCTGCTCGACCTGTTGGCCTATTCGCCACGCATCTACGGCGTGCCACGGGTGTTGCTCAACCAGGTGGTCGAAGGCGTCGGCGGTTACTTCAAGGCCTGCCTCAAGGCCGGTGAACGCTTGCCCGCGCCCGGTGGTCTGCTGATGACCCTCGACCGCACACGCCGCGCCCTCAATGGCCAGGGCCTGCAAAATGAAGAAGACACCCGCCTGCATCTGTTGCACGCATTGGCTGGCCTGCGCTTGTCGTTGCTGCCTGGCGTGGAATTTATTGACGGCACCGAGCGGGAAGCGCCGTTACCTGATGGAGCGCCTTTATGATCGGTGATCTGGATATCAGCGGGGTGTTCCTGCCCACGCTGTTGGTGCTGATGGGCATTACGTATGTGTTGTTTCTGGTGGTGCACGGGCTGTTGACGCGCATTCACTTCTATCGCCTGGTCTGGCACCGGGCATTGTTCAATGTGGGGCTCTACGCGCTGTTGCTGGGCGCGGTGGACTCACTCAGTCGATACCTGATGACATGAAAAAACCTTTTTTGACCATCGGCCGTGTCGTCCTCACGCTGTTGATCGTGACGTTCGCGGTCGTCGTTGTGTGGCGCATGGTCATGTACTACATGTTTGCGCCATGGACCCGTGACGGGCATATCCGTGCCGACATTGTGCAGATCGCCCCGGACGTCTCCGGGTTGATCCAGCAGGTGGACGTGCGCGATAACCAGTTGGTAGCCAAGGGCCAAGTGCTGTTCGCCGTTGACCAGGACCGCTTCAAGCTGGCCCTGCGCCAAGCCCAGGCCGCCGTGGCTGACCGCCAGGAAACGCTGGCCCAGGCCCAGCGTGAGAACAAACGTAACCGTGGCCTCGGCAATT is a window of Pseudomonas antarctica DNA encoding:
- a CDS encoding MarR family winged helix-turn-helix transcriptional regulator; amino-acid sequence: MNLSSSMVVGARNWRKICQTTLVSYGISEACAVPLLMIGRLGDGVHQVKVAQASGMESPSLVRLLDQLCSGGYVCRTEDVHDRRAKALSLTERGRELVQAVEVQLVRLRKDVLADIAHGDLEAALRVLRAFEAAEVATP
- a CDS encoding FUSC family protein, producing MNGFFAGFPPARDWFYGVRTFAASMIALYIAMLMQMPRPYWAMATVYIVSSPFVGPTSSKALYRAIGTFMGAAAAVIFVPMFVQSPYVLVVVIALWTGILLFLSMHLRTANNYALMLAGYTLPLIALPVVDNPLAVWDVAEARTEEIFLGIAVAAVVGAMFWPRRLMPVFDGSVAKWFADAQVYSQRFLTRNVAPEEISTLRGGMVATFNTLELMIGQLPHEGARPQTVRNTKELRGRMIHLLPVIDALDDAIYAIEHRAPEFLDQFTPLLQAASAWLDSTTDEAPLERWRVLRDKIDAAQPQGEALDDRHTLLFSNALYRLGEWVDLWQDCRSLQAAIQCESQDTWRAVYRHWRLGRLKPFLDHGLMFYSAFSTVTAIIVASVLWILLGWTDGGSAVILAAVACSFFASMDDPAPQIYRFFFWTAMSVLFASLYLFLVLPNLHDFPMLVLAFAVPFICIGTLTVQPRFYLGMLLTLVNTSSFISIQGAYDADFLNFANVNLAGPVGLLFAFVWTLIARPFGAELAAKRLTRFSWRDIVSLTEPATLAEHRHMAVQMLDRLMQHLPRLALIGQDTGSALRDLRVALNLLDLLAYSPRIYGVPRVLLNQVVEGVGGYFKACLKAGERLPAPGGLLMTLDRTRRALNGQGLQNEEDTRLHLLHALAGLRLSLLPGVEFIDGTEREAPLPDGAPL
- a CDS encoding DUF1656 domain-containing protein, with product MIGDLDISGVFLPTLLVLMGITYVLFLVVHGLLTRIHFYRLVWHRALFNVGLYALLLGAVDSLSRYLMT